Proteins encoded within one genomic window of Polypterus senegalus isolate Bchr_013 chromosome 6, ASM1683550v1, whole genome shotgun sequence:
- the LOC120530657 gene encoding C3a anaphylatoxin chemotactic receptor-like: MSAMNLSSGMDVYINFSEAKNGSMTLKEFVPWMDVCLNLAFFILGSLGNGLVIYVLGFRMKKSGFLTYVLNLAVADFGFCALLLLQIPVNLAKYHYMYGLAVCKMEQYLTRVFFYAGSLFIAAICLERCLAILHPIWHKCKRPARTTPLACTLIWALSCFIALPNLIKSDIISFGKRGDRCFVNDINTIILISTSELVLIFLLPLAVILTCSAVIINKLRKRGKGQSQVNRTVCLVAFLFLLCWTPFQIGQYMHLIQMFFLKDDLQFQSVASTMGYYCGFLLYLNSCLNPAIYVLMGRDIKQRVVNSLSSLMAIFEKAFSESENSTMLSSLKTSSSTVH, from the coding sequence ATGTCTGCCATGAACCTTTCAAGTGGAATGGATGTCTACATCAACTTCAGCGAAGCCAAAAATGGCAGTATGACATTGAAGGAGTTTGTACCATGGATGGATGTCTGCTTGAATTTAGCTTTTTTCATCCTGGGAAGCTTGGGAAATGGCTTGGTCATTTATGTGCTAGGATTCCGAATGAAGAAGAGTGGATTCCTTACTTATGTTCTCAACTTGGCAGTGGCAGACTTTGGGTTCTGTGCCCTTCTCCTACTTCAGATTCCTGTCAATTTGGCCAAATACCATTATATGTATGGCCTGGCAGTTTGTAAAATGGAGCAATACCTGACTCGTGTATTCTTTTATGCTGGCTCTTTATTCATTGCCGCCATTTGTTTGGAGCGCTGCTTGGCTATCCTCCACCCTATATGGCACAAGTGTAAGAGGCCTGCCCGTACCACTCCTCTTGCCTGCACACTGATATGGGCTTTGTCCTGCTTCATTGCTTTACCAAACCTCATCAAATCAGATATCATCAGTTTTGGCAAAAGAGGTGATCGTTGCTTTGTGAATGACATTAACACAATCATCCTTATCTCCACTTCTGAACTGGTCCTGATATTTTTGCTCCCCCTGGCTGTGATCTTAACTTGTTCTGCTGTCATAATTAATAAGTTgagaaaaaggggaaaaggtCAGAGTCAAGTTAATCGAACAGTATGCCTGGTGGCTTTCTTATTCCTGCTGTGCTGGACTCCGTTTCAGATTGGCCAGTATATGCACCTCATCCAAATGTTCTTTCTCAAAGACGATCTGCAGTTTCAAAGTGTAGCCAGTACAATGGGCTACTACTGCGGATTTCTCCTGTACTTAAATAGCTGCCTGAACCCAGCAATTTACGTACTTATGGGCAGAGATATTAAACAGAGGGTTGTGAATTCACTGTCCTCCCTTATGgccatttttgaaaaagcatTTAGTGAATCAGAGAATTCAACGATGCTTAGCAGCTTGAAAACATCATCTAGCACTGTTCACTAG